From Desulfobacterales bacterium, the proteins below share one genomic window:
- a CDS encoding four helix bundle protein, whose translation MTLGHEKLDVYRLSIGYVAWVYEKADSLNGVHRPARDQWLRASQSIPLNIAEGNGKTAEADRRRYFEIARGSALECAAIQDVLVVGKALDKMESRNRKDEPDRMAAMLSRLGGRGYQVREDQEVYSIDFDPDSDFDPEENESQP comes from the coding sequence ATGACCCTTGGACACGAAAAACTGGACGTCTATCGCCTTTCAATAGGCTACGTTGCATGGGTTTACGAGAAGGCCGACAGCCTGAACGGAGTCCATCGGCCCGCCCGGGATCAATGGCTTCGGGCCAGCCAGTCGATACCGCTCAATATCGCCGAAGGTAATGGCAAGACCGCGGAAGCCGACCGAAGGCGTTATTTCGAAATCGCTCGTGGCTCCGCGCTTGAGTGCGCGGCGATTCAAGATGTGCTGGTTGTCGGCAAGGCGCTGGACAAGATGGAAAGCCGGAACCGCAAGGATGAACCCGACCGTATGGCCGCGATGCTCAGCCGTCTCGGCGGAAGAGGATACCAAGTTCGAGAGGATCAGGAAGTCTACAGCATCGATTTCGATCCCGATAGCGATTTCGATCCCGAGGAAAACGAATCCCAACCTTAG
- the dtd gene encoding D-aminoacyl-tRNA deacylase — protein MKAVIQRVKESAVSVDGKTISRIGPGLLVLLGVSRTDGESDAAFLADKAINLRIFEDENNKMNLSLLDTGRAMLVVSQFTLLGDCRKGRRPSFINAAKPENAEHLYEYFVRKVRENGVPAETGQFRAMMDVSLINDGPVTLILESPPAENG, from the coding sequence ATGAAAGCGGTGATCCAGCGGGTAAAGGAAAGCGCGGTATCGGTTGACGGCAAAACCATCAGCCGCATCGGCCCGGGGCTTCTGGTGCTTCTGGGCGTGTCCCGGACAGATGGCGAATCCGACGCGGCCTTTCTGGCGGATAAAGCCATAAACTTACGTATATTCGAGGATGAAAACAATAAAATGAACCTGTCATTGCTGGACACCGGCCGCGCCATGCTCGTGGTCTCCCAGTTTACCCTGCTCGGCGACTGCCGCAAAGGCCGGCGCCCCTCATTTATCAATGCAGCGAAACCGGAGAACGCCGAGCACCTATATGAATACTTTGTCCGGAAGGTAAGAGAAAACGGGGTGCCGGCTGAAACCGGCCAATTCCGCGCCATGATGGATGTCTCCCTGATAAATGACGGCCCGGTCACCCTGATCCTGGAAAGCCCGCCGGCGGAAAACGGATAA
- a CDS encoding D-alanyl-D-alanine carboxypeptidase translates to MKNWMGRQCRHKSVYFLFFLISAVFCIFAFWISGPACAAAETPAGAIKAMAGKNDAVLVSTESGEAVFSHNSRKKLAPASALKVLTALAALHYLGPDYRFPTEFYRTQTDDLLIKGYGDPMLVSEAVSDIAKVLKSRIDRVQNIVLDGTYFKNPVDVPGVAADTEQPYNAPSGALCVNFNTINFKTRNGRIVSAEPQTPMLPVALSRIKEKNLSAGRVLLSDHFGETLVYAGQLFEHFLTQAGITVSGRIREGALKPQKADLIYRHASEYPLTEITRRLFKYSNNYMANQVLLAAGAAVYGPPATLEKGVTLLRRYCQKQLGITDIELAEGSGISRKNRASAAMFDRILAEFAGYYELMPNSGNIYYKTGTLDGIQTRVGYIKSGTGLYRFVILLNTKGKRTEPILAEIKKLIQEQ, encoded by the coding sequence ATGAAGAACTGGATGGGCCGCCAATGCCGGCACAAATCTGTTTATTTCCTGTTTTTCCTGATATCTGCTGTTTTCTGCATTTTCGCTTTCTGGATTTCCGGGCCGGCATGTGCGGCCGCAGAAACGCCGGCCGGGGCCATCAAGGCCATGGCGGGAAAAAATGATGCGGTACTGGTGAGCACGGAATCCGGAGAAGCCGTATTTTCCCATAACAGCCGCAAAAAGCTCGCCCCCGCCTCCGCGCTCAAGGTCTTAACCGCATTGGCCGCGCTCCATTACTTAGGCCCGGATTATCGATTCCCCACTGAATTCTACCGCACTCAAACAGATGATCTGCTGATTAAGGGCTATGGCGATCCGATGCTTGTTTCAGAGGCGGTATCAGACATTGCCAAGGTTTTAAAATCCCGAATTGACCGGGTTCAGAATATTGTGCTGGATGGCACCTATTTTAAAAACCCTGTTGACGTTCCCGGGGTGGCCGCCGACACGGAGCAGCCCTACAATGCGCCCAGCGGCGCACTTTGCGTTAACTTTAACACCATAAATTTTAAAACCCGAAACGGCCGGATCGTCAGCGCCGAGCCGCAGACCCCGATGCTTCCGGTGGCCTTAAGCCGGATTAAAGAAAAGAATCTGTCCGCAGGCAGGGTTCTCTTATCCGATCATTTTGGCGAGACGCTGGTTTATGCCGGCCAGCTGTTTGAACATTTCTTAACCCAGGCCGGGATCACCGTGTCCGGCCGCATCAGAGAGGGGGCCCTTAAGCCGCAAAAGGCGGATCTTATCTATCGGCATGCGTCCGAATATCCGCTGACTGAAATCACAAGGAGACTTTTTAAATATTCAAACAACTATATGGCCAATCAGGTCCTTCTGGCTGCCGGGGCAGCGGTTTACGGACCGCCGGCCACCCTGGAAAAGGGCGTGACCCTGCTTAGGCGATACTGCCAAAAGCAGCTTGGCATAACCGACATTGAACTGGCGGAAGGATCCGGCATTTCGCGTAAAAACCGGGCATCTGCCGCGATGTTTGATCGGATTCTCGCGGAATTTGCCGGATATTACGAATTGATGCCGAACAGCGGTAACATCTACTACAAAACCGGCACATTGGACGGGATTCAAACCCGGGTGGGCTATATTAAATCCGGGACAGGGCTTTATCGATTTGTCATCCTGCTAAATACAAAGGGCAAGCGGACGGAACCGATACTCGCAGAAATCAAAAAGTTGATTCAGGAACAATGA
- the folE2 gene encoding GTP cyclohydrolase FolE2, whose protein sequence is MRDVQNERDYRNMPINKVGIKNLRYPITVLDRGRGHQHTVASINMYVDLPHECKGTHMSRFVEMLHLFRPKLSLKTFSDILGQMKHHLNAASAHIEVTFPYFIEKIAPVSKSPGLMDYTCQFVGSINSDSKVDLVSEIVVPISSVCPCSKEISDQGAHNQRGKVCLRTRFKKFIWIEDMVELVERAASCDIYSVLKRSDEKFITEKGYANPKFVEDIVRDIALELQSDANITWFDVGVENYESIHNHNAYACITSGDRPKI, encoded by the coding sequence ATGAGAGATGTTCAGAATGAGCGGGATTACCGCAATATGCCGATAAACAAGGTCGGCATCAAGAACCTGCGCTATCCGATTACCGTATTGGACCGCGGGCGCGGGCATCAGCACACCGTGGCATCCATTAACATGTATGTGGATCTGCCCCATGAATGCAAGGGCACCCACATGAGCCGGTTTGTGGAGATGCTGCATCTTTTCCGTCCCAAGCTGTCGTTGAAAACTTTTTCCGATATTCTGGGCCAGATGAAGCACCACCTAAATGCGGCCTCCGCCCATATCGAGGTGACGTTTCCCTATTTTATTGAAAAAATCGCCCCCGTGTCCAAGTCCCCGGGATTGATGGACTATACGTGCCAGTTTGTGGGCTCGATCAATTCTGACAGCAAGGTGGATCTGGTTTCCGAGATCGTTGTGCCGATCTCTTCGGTCTGCCCGTGTTCAAAGGAAATCAGCGATCAGGGCGCGCATAATCAGCGGGGCAAGGTTTGCCTGCGGACCCGGTTTAAAAAGTTTATCTGGATTGAGGACATGGTGGAGCTGGTTGAGCGCGCGGCCTCCTGTGATATCTATTCGGTGCTGAAACGCTCGGATGAGAAGTTTATTACGGAAAAGGGGTATGCCAATCCCAAGTTCGTGGAGGATATTGTCCGGGATATCGCCCTTGAACTGCAGTCGGACGCAAATATCACCTGGTTTGATGTGGGGGTGGAGAATTATGAGTCCATCCACAACCACAACGCCTATGCGTGTATTACCAGCGGGGATCGACCAAAAATCTAG
- a CDS encoding ATP-binding protein produces the protein MSEYNYKAINRDLGRAIHQYDMIADGDRILVGVSGGKDSLTLLWFLTERLARIPISYEVFPVYIDPGFPGGFDRGLNEWAEAQGFSLRIDYTDNGVVAHSRENLENPCFLCARRRRQRLFEIAEQLGCNKLAFGHHKDDIVETFFINMCYTGVLGTMCPVQPMFEGRFHIIRPLAFVDEARLQRFADDQGFPEFDNPCPTAKTSKRREIKDILGRLYQGNKNIKDNIFRSLSHVNQEYLL, from the coding sequence ATGTCAGAATATAATTACAAAGCCATCAACCGGGATCTTGGCCGGGCCATCCATCAGTATGACATGATCGCCGACGGGGACCGAATATTGGTCGGGGTCTCCGGCGGAAAGGACAGCCTGACCCTTCTGTGGTTTTTAACCGAGCGGCTGGCCCGGATACCGATCTCCTATGAGGTCTTTCCGGTCTATATCGATCCCGGCTTCCCCGGCGGATTTGACCGGGGCCTGAACGAGTGGGCGGAAGCACAAGGTTTTTCGCTTCGCATCGATTATACGGATAACGGCGTGGTGGCCCACAGCCGCGAAAATCTGGAGAACCCCTGTTTTTTATGTGCCCGCCGCCGCCGTCAGCGGCTCTTTGAAATCGCCGAGCAGCTGGGATGCAACAAACTCGCCTTTGGCCACCATAAGGATGATATTGTCGAGACATTTTTTATCAACATGTGCTACACCGGCGTCCTGGGCACCATGTGCCCGGTGCAGCCGATGTTTGAGGGCCGTTTCCACATTATACGGCCGCTCGCATTTGTTGACGAGGCCCGTCTCCAGCGGTTTGCAGACGATCAGGGGTTCCCGGAGTTTGACAATCCCTGTCCGACTGCCAAAACATCAAAGCGGCGGGAGATTAAAGATATCCTGGGCCGGCTTTACCAGGGCAATAAAAATATAAAAGACAACATATTTCGTTCGTTGAGTCATGTGAACCAGGAGTATCTGCTGTAG
- the rpoZ gene encoding DNA-directed RNA polymerase subunit omega translates to MARVTVEDCLKRIPNRFFLVHVATKRVRQLNEGAPRLIKDSDNEDVVTALREIAAGHVFIKEAETEAEEESTE, encoded by the coding sequence ATGGCACGCGTGACCGTAGAGGATTGCCTGAAACGAATTCCAAACCGTTTTTTTCTGGTCCATGTGGCGACCAAACGGGTCCGTCAATTAAATGAGGGCGCCCCGCGCCTGATTAAAGATTCGGATAACGAGGATGTGGTGACTGCGCTGCGCGAAATTGCCGCGGGTCACGTCTTTATCAAGGAAGCGGAAACCGAGGCAGAAGAAGAATCAACGGAATAA
- the greA gene encoding transcription elongation factor GreA has translation MKQIPMTPQGYETLKTELQQLKSVERPRNIQAIEDARAHGDLSENAEFDAAKERQSFLESRINELEYKLANADIIDPRNISKDKAVFGCTVVLENIDTGDEVTYQLVGPEESSIKAGRISVTSPLGGAIIGKQLGDEIVIQAPAGKRNYELIDIL, from the coding sequence GTGAAACAGATACCCATGACCCCCCAGGGCTATGAAACCCTGAAAACCGAATTGCAGCAATTGAAATCCGTTGAACGGCCGCGTAATATTCAGGCCATTGAAGACGCCCGGGCCCACGGGGATTTGTCTGAAAACGCCGAATTTGATGCAGCCAAGGAAAGACAGAGTTTTCTGGAGAGCCGAATCAACGAACTGGAATATAAGCTGGCCAATGCCGACATCATTGACCCCCGCAATATCTCCAAAGATAAGGCCGTATTCGGCTGTACGGTGGTGCTTGAAAATATTGATACCGGCGATGAGGTGACCTATCAGCTGGTGGGCCCGGAGGAGTCAAGTATCAAAGCGGGGCGGATCTCGGTGACATCCCCGCTCGGCGGGGCCATTATCGGCAAGCAGCTCGGCGATGAAATTGTGATACAGGCCCCGGCCGGCAAACGCAACTACGAATTAATCGATATATTGTAA
- a CDS encoding 3-isopropylmalate dehydrogenase, whose protein sequence is MTKAYNIAVIPGDGTGPEVVAEGLKALDAAAAEYGFEMKYHHYDLGGERYMKTGEVLPDSVIEELRQVDSIFLGAIGHPDVKPGILEKGLLLNLRFSLDQYINLRPVKLYEGVYTPIKNKTSDDIDFVVVRENSEGLYAGAGGILKQGTPDEVAVQESINTRKGVERCIRFAFEYCRGRNKSKKITLCGKTNVLTYAFDLWERTFYEVAKDYPDIETDYAHVDAICMWMVKNPEWFDVIVTDNMFGDIITDLGAMIQGGMGIAAGGNINPEGVSMFEPIGGSAPRYTGKQIINPIAAILSTQLLLETIGEQPAADAVEAAVQKVLKDDIKDVSAGKMGYSTSEVGDLVASYIKSGQTGA, encoded by the coding sequence ATGACGAAAGCCTACAATATTGCAGTAATCCCCGGTGACGGCACCGGCCCGGAAGTGGTGGCCGAGGGGCTTAAGGCCCTGGATGCCGCAGCCGCTGAATATGGATTTGAAATGAAATATCATCACTATGATCTGGGCGGCGAGCGCTACATGAAAACCGGCGAGGTGCTGCCCGATTCTGTGATCGAGGAACTCAGGCAGGTGGACAGCATTTTTCTGGGCGCCATCGGCCATCCGGATGTCAAGCCCGGCATCTTGGAAAAGGGGCTTTTGTTAAATCTCCGGTTTTCGCTGGATCAGTATATTAATCTGCGGCCGGTAAAGCTTTATGAAGGGGTATATACCCCAATAAAAAACAAAACCTCCGATGACATTGATTTTGTGGTGGTGCGGGAAAACAGCGAAGGGCTTTATGCCGGGGCAGGCGGCATTCTAAAGCAGGGCACCCCGGACGAGGTGGCGGTTCAGGAATCGATCAATACCCGGAAAGGGGTGGAGCGCTGCATCCGGTTTGCCTTTGAGTACTGCCGGGGCCGGAATAAGTCCAAAAAGATCACCCTTTGCGGCAAGACCAATGTGCTGACCTATGCCTTTGACCTCTGGGAGCGCACCTTTTATGAAGTGGCTAAGGATTACCCGGACATTGAAACCGACTATGCCCATGTGGATGCCATTTGCATGTGGATGGTAAAGAATCCGGAGTGGTTCGATGTAATCGTCACAGACAATATGTTCGGCGACATCATCACAGACCTGGGCGCCATGATTCAGGGCGGCATGGGCATTGCCGCAGGCGGCAACATTAATCCGGAAGGGGTTTCCATGTTTGAGCCCATTGGCGGCTCCGCCCCCCGGTACACCGGGAAGCAGATTATTAACCCCATCGCCGCCATTTTATCGACACAGCTGCTCTTGGAGACGATCGGCGAACAGCCGGCTGCGGATGCGGTTGAGGCCGCGGTTCAAAAAGTTTTAAAGGATGACATCAAGGATGTTTCTGCCGGAAAGATGGGATACTCGACCAGCGAGGTCGGCGATCTCGTCGCAAGCTATATTAAATCCGGACAAACAGGAGCCTAA
- a CDS encoding phosphatidylserine decarboxylase family protein, giving the protein MDYRFNRVDPPQTSALPVANAGYPFIGAAAFCTFVFALLEIAWLAILGLIATFFITYFFRDPERFVPSPENAVVSPADGRVVQAEVVDQNPFIEGRCLKIGIFMSIFNVHVNRIPYTGTIENTIYKPGKFVSADKAAASLQNEQQALVLETEKGQKIGFVQIAGLVARRIICRVQPGDAVSRGERFGMICFGSRLDVYLPAEASAEVAKGDKVKAGQSIIGYLE; this is encoded by the coding sequence ATGGATTATCGGTTTAATCGAGTGGACCCTCCCCAGACGAGCGCTTTGCCCGTTGCAAATGCGGGGTATCCCTTTATCGGGGCCGCCGCATTCTGCACGTTTGTTTTTGCCCTGCTCGAAATCGCATGGCTCGCTATTCTGGGGTTGATTGCCACTTTTTTTATTACCTATTTTTTTCGGGATCCGGAGCGGTTTGTGCCGTCGCCGGAAAATGCCGTGGTATCCCCTGCGGACGGGCGGGTGGTCCAGGCGGAAGTGGTTGATCAGAATCCCTTTATTGAGGGGCGGTGCTTAAAAATCGGCATATTCATGTCCATTTTTAATGTGCATGTAAACCGGATTCCGTATACAGGTACCATTGAAAATACGATTTACAAGCCCGGCAAGTTTGTTTCAGCAGACAAAGCGGCCGCCTCCTTGCAAAATGAGCAGCAGGCGCTTGTCCTGGAAACGGAAAAAGGGCAAAAAATCGGATTTGTTCAGATCGCCGGCCTGGTGGCCCGGCGCATCATCTGCCGGGTCCAGCCCGGGGATGCAGTAAGCCGGGGGGAGCGATTCGGGATGATATGTTTCGGATCGCGGCTGGACGTCTACCTGCCGGCGGAGGCCTCGGCCGAAGTGGCCAAAGGCGACAAGGTGAAAGCGGGACAATCGATTATCGGATATCTAGAGTAG
- a CDS encoding four helix bundle protein, which yields MGLREGRQPRPARDQWLRASQSIPLNIAEGNGKTAEADRRRYFEIARGSALECAAIQDVLVVGKALDKMESRNRKDELDRMAAMLSRLGGRGYQVRKDQEVYSIDFDSDSDFDPDFDPDSEENESQP from the coding sequence ATGGGTTTACGAGAAGGCCGACAGCCTCGGCCCGCCCGGGATCAATGGCTTCGGGCCAGCCAGTCGATACCGCTCAATATCGCCGAAGGTAATGGCAAGACCGCGGAAGCCGACCGAAGGCGTTATTTCGAAATCGCTCGTGGCTCCGCGCTTGAGTGCGCGGCGATTCAAGATGTGCTGGTTGTCGGCAAGGCGCTGGACAAGATGGAAAGCCGGAACCGCAAGGATGAACTCGACCGTATGGCCGCGATGCTCAGCCGTCTCGGCGGAAGAGGATACCAAGTTCGAAAGGATCAGGAAGTCTACAGCATCGATTTCGATAGCGATAGCGATTTCGATCCCGATTTCGATCCCGATAGCGAAGAAAACGAATCCCAACCTTAG
- the tsaB gene encoding tRNA (adenosine(37)-N6)-threonylcarbamoyltransferase complex dimerization subunit type 1 TsaB, with translation MRVLAVDTATRVCSVAVVENQGLLAELTVNHGHTHSTHLMPMIDQLLSQCRLSVHDLDGFAVTIGPGSFTGLRIGLSTIKGLAFATGKPAAGVSALEVLAHQFSCAGRPICSMIDARKGEVYAAGYILRNGAPVEVWPAAAVTLEDAVAGMSTGISDGIAGECLFVGSGARLYQDKIAGLLGRRAAFAPAGQDDIRAATVGKLGIGRLIQGQFSPLYQLNPWYIRPSDAEQKMGGQSLLGRANQEQAG, from the coding sequence ATGAGGGTGCTTGCTGTTGACACGGCCACCCGGGTCTGCAGTGTGGCCGTGGTTGAAAATCAGGGACTGCTTGCCGAGTTGACGGTCAATCACGGGCATACCCATTCCACGCACTTGATGCCCATGATCGACCAGCTTCTTTCCCAGTGCCGGCTTTCTGTTCATGATCTGGACGGCTTTGCCGTGACCATCGGCCCGGGCAGTTTTACCGGTTTGCGCATCGGATTGAGCACGATCAAGGGGCTTGCTTTTGCCACCGGAAAGCCGGCTGCCGGCGTGTCCGCCCTGGAGGTATTGGCCCATCAGTTTTCCTGTGCCGGCCGCCCGATCTGTTCCATGATTGATGCCAGAAAAGGGGAGGTTTATGCGGCGGGATATATATTGAGGAATGGCGCACCGGTAGAAGTCTGGCCGGCCGCGGCCGTAACCCTTGAAGATGCAGTGGCCGGCATGTCCACAGGCATATCCGACGGTATAGCCGGGGAGTGTCTGTTTGTCGGCAGCGGCGCCCGCCTGTATCAGGACAAAATCGCCGGGCTGCTCGGCCGCCGGGCCGCTTTTGCGCCGGCCGGACAGGATGACATTCGGGCCGCCACCGTCGGGAAACTGGGAATAGGGCGGCTAATCCAAGGGCAGTTCTCCCCGCTTTACCAGCTGAATCCCTGGTATATTCGGCCTTCTGATGCTGAACAAAAAATGGGCGGTCAATCTTTATTAGGCCGGGCAAACCAGGAGCAAGCCGGATAA
- the lon gene encoding endopeptidase La: MAETDKDDLVTLLQEDDQVEDIPEKLALLPVRDVVIFPDMVLPLYVGREKSIQAVEAAMDNERMLFLATQKDPSVEDPRPDDIFRIGTVCRILRVLKLPEGHFKVLIQGLEKAQVARFTAKKYFYNVKINLIPDISYESVEVEHQALMRNIRESCEKILNIRGEYTSEIGMLLEDIEDPGKLADLVASNLKLKIEEAQELLEISDPIERLRKVNDLLTREVELSTVQAKIQSDVRDEISRSQRDYFLREQVRAINRELGDDEKTEEVSDYRKKLKKAKLPKEPAKEAEKQLKRLEQMHPDSSEATIVRTYLDWLVELPWSKTTKDVLEIPRVKQMLDEHHYGLKNVKDRILEYLSVRKLNPQKKGQILCFVGPPGVGKTSLGQAIATSMNRKFFRFSLGGIHDEAEIRGHRRTYIGSMPGRILQGLKQCGTKNPVFMMDEIDKVGSDFRGDPSAALLEALDPEQNANFSDHYLNVPFDLSSVLFILTANLTDTIPSALLDRMEVVHLSGYTTEEKEIIAKKHLFPRQKNECGLKDADLRISDQALNQIITEYTSEAGLRNLERELGSICRKVARNIAEGKKPPFHISRNNLHHYLGVPKYQPEMDQEESQVGLATGLAWTQAGGEPLYVEASLLEGKGDLIITGQLGEVMQESARAAVSYARAHREDFGLKKNFFENLDVHIHVPAGAIPKDGPSAGISMATALISALTNRPVNTFVAMTGEITLRGRVLPIGGLKEKAIGALRAGIKTIIIPEKNKNELPEIPKSVKRKIRFIPVGSIDEVIAIAIGDDLIQSASPKKKTAARTKKPANKGRAGTAK; this comes from the coding sequence ATGGCTGAAACAGATAAAGATGATCTTGTTACTCTGCTCCAGGAAGATGACCAGGTTGAGGATATACCTGAAAAACTAGCGCTGCTGCCGGTCCGGGACGTGGTAATTTTTCCGGATATGGTCCTGCCGCTCTATGTCGGCCGGGAGAAATCCATCCAGGCGGTTGAAGCGGCCATGGACAACGAACGGATGTTGTTTCTCGCCACCCAGAAGGATCCGTCGGTGGAAGATCCCAGGCCGGATGACATCTTTCGGATCGGTACGGTGTGCCGGATTCTGCGCGTTTTAAAACTTCCGGAAGGCCATTTCAAGGTGCTGATTCAGGGCCTTGAAAAAGCACAGGTCGCCCGCTTTACCGCCAAAAAGTATTTTTACAATGTAAAAATTAATTTAATTCCGGATATTTCATATGAATCTGTTGAAGTAGAACATCAGGCATTGATGCGTAACATCCGGGAAAGCTGCGAAAAAATTCTAAACATTCGCGGTGAGTATACCAGCGAAATCGGTATGCTGTTAGAGGATATTGAAGATCCCGGCAAACTGGCCGATCTGGTGGCTTCGAACTTAAAGCTAAAGATCGAGGAGGCCCAGGAGCTGCTTGAGATTTCGGATCCGATTGAACGGCTCAGAAAGGTCAATGATCTGCTGACCCGGGAGGTTGAGCTCTCTACGGTACAAGCCAAGATTCAGTCGGATGTACGCGATGAGATCTCCAGGAGCCAGCGGGATTATTTTCTCAGGGAGCAGGTCCGGGCCATCAACCGGGAGCTGGGCGATGACGAGAAAACAGAGGAGGTCTCTGATTACCGCAAAAAGCTCAAAAAGGCCAAGCTGCCCAAGGAGCCGGCCAAGGAAGCGGAAAAGCAGTTAAAACGGCTGGAGCAGATGCACCCGGATTCCTCTGAGGCCACGATTGTCCGGACTTATCTCGACTGGCTGGTGGAGCTTCCCTGGAGCAAGACCACCAAGGATGTACTTGAGATCCCGCGGGTCAAGCAAATGCTGGATGAGCACCATTACGGCCTGAAAAACGTCAAGGACCGGATTCTCGAATACTTAAGCGTCCGCAAGCTCAATCCCCAAAAGAAGGGGCAGATCCTGTGTTTCGTGGGTCCCCCCGGGGTGGGCAAAACCTCGCTTGGCCAGGCCATTGCCACGTCCATGAACCGCAAATTTTTCCGGTTTTCTTTGGGCGGCATCCATGATGAGGCGGAGATCCGGGGCCATCGGCGGACCTATATCGGCTCCATGCCGGGCCGCATTCTTCAGGGGTTGAAGCAGTGCGGCACCAAAAATCCGGTCTTTATGATGGATGAAATCGATAAGGTCGGCAGTGATTTCCGGGGCGATCCCTCGGCTGCGCTTCTGGAGGCGCTCGACCCGGAGCAGAATGCCAACTTCAGCGACCACTACCTGAATGTCCCGTTTGATCTGTCCAGTGTGCTTTTCATCCTGACCGCCAATCTGACCGATACCATTCCGTCGGCGCTCCTTGACCGGATGGAGGTGGTGCACTTATCCGGCTATACCACGGAGGAAAAGGAGATTATCGCCAAAAAGCATCTGTTCCCCCGCCAGAAAAACGAGTGCGGCCTAAAAGATGCGGATCTGCGGATAAGCGACCAGGCGCTCAATCAGATCATCACCGAATATACGTCAGAGGCGGGTTTGCGGAATCTGGAGCGCGAGCTCGGCAGCATCTGCCGTAAGGTGGCCCGCAACATCGCGGAAGGCAAAAAACCCCCTTTCCATATATCGCGCAATAACCTGCATCATTATCTGGGAGTGCCGAAATATCAGCCGGAAATGGATCAGGAGGAAAGCCAGGTAGGGCTGGCCACCGGGCTTGCCTGGACCCAGGCGGGCGGCGAGCCCCTCTATGTGGAAGCCTCGCTTCTGGAAGGCAAAGGGGATCTGATCATCACCGGCCAGCTGGGGGAGGTCATGCAGGAATCGGCCCGGGCCGCAGTCAGCTATGCGCGGGCGCATCGCGAGGATTTTGGTCTGAAAAAAAATTTTTTTGAAAATCTGGATGTGCATATCCATGTCCCGGCCGGCGCAATTCCCAAGGACGGGCCGTCTGCCGGCATTTCTATGGCCACCGCCCTGATCTCGGCCTTAACCAATCGGCCGGTCAATACCTTTGTGGCCATGACCGGCGAAATTACCCTTCGCGGCCGGGTCCTGCCCATTGGCGGGCTTAAGGAAAAAGCTATCGGTGCCTTGCGCGCCGGGATTAAGACCATTATCATACCCGAGAAAAACAAGAATGAACTCCCGGAGATTCCAAAGAGCGTGAAGCGAAAAATCCGCTTTATCCCGGTAGGCTCCATTGATGAAGTGATTGCCATTGCCATTGGCGATGACCTCATCCAATCAGCATCCCCCAAAAAAAAGACCGCTGCCCGGACCAAAAAGCCGGCGAATAAAGGCCGGGCGGGTACTGCCAAATGA
- a CDS encoding prepilin peptidase, producing the protein MTAYPLILIMAFIAGACIGSFLNVCIARIPRAESLAFPGSNCPACRHSIRFYDNIPILSYIWLRGKCRHCSQPISFRYPMVEALTGLMAAVVILYFGLSVDALIYFILICAFIIVIYIDLDHQIIPDGISLPGIPIGFAASFFLDRLSYIDSIIGILLGGGLLFAIAWGYYLITRKEGMGGGDIKLLAMIGAFLGWQGVCFTIFIASVTGTLTGVLLMLLARKDLKFALPFGPFLSIGAIVYLFLGPRLIAWYFYGIAPF; encoded by the coding sequence ATGACAGCCTATCCTCTCATATTGATCATGGCCTTTATCGCCGGGGCCTGCATCGGCAGCTTTTTAAATGTCTGCATCGCCCGCATTCCGCGTGCCGAATCCCTTGCCTTCCCGGGTTCCAACTGCCCCGCCTGCCGCCATTCCATCCGTTTCTATGACAATATTCCGATTCTAAGCTATATCTGGCTGCGGGGCAAATGCCGGCATTGCAGCCAGCCGATATCGTTTCGCTACCCTATGGTCGAAGCCCTCACCGGTCTGATGGCCGCGGTGGTGATCCTATATTTCGGCCTGAGCGTGGATGCCCTGATCTATTTTATACTGATCTGCGCATTCATTATTGTCATCTATATTGATCTGGACCACCAGATCATACCGGACGGCATCTCCCTGCCCGGCATTCCCATTGGCTTTGCCGCCTCTTTTTTCCTGGATCGGCTGAGTTATATCGATTCGATTATCGGCATTCTCCTGGGCGGCGGCCTCCTTTTTGCCATCGCCTGGGGCTATTATTTAATCACCCGCAAAGAGGGCATGGGCGGCGGCGACATCAAACTGCTGGCCATGATCGGGGCTTTTTTGGGATGGCAGGGCGTTTGTTTCACGATTTTTATCGCATCAGTTACCGGCACCCTAACCGGTGTCCTGCTTATGCTGCTTGCCCGGAAAGATTTAAAATTTGCCCTGCCCTTTGGACCGTTTCTTTCCATCGGGGCTATCGTGTACCTGTTTCTCGGCCCCCGGCTAATCGCTTGGTATTTTTATGGCATTGCGCCATTTTAG